The following is a genomic window from Rana temporaria chromosome 7, aRanTem1.1, whole genome shotgun sequence.
cagtaagagctgtgaaaatgtggaacagactccctccagaggtggttctggccagctcagtagattgctttaagaaaggtctggattctttcctaaatgtacagaatataactgagtactaagatttgtaggtatagttgatccagggtaaatccgattgcctctcgggggatcaggaaggaattttttcccctgctgtagcaaattggatcatgctccgctggggttttttgccttcctctggatcaactgtgggtatggagttgggtgtataggattttactgtgtttttttattttgttttttgtggttgaactggatggacttgtgtcttttttcaacctgactaactatgtaacttaggAGCACAGCCTGCTTGTACTCCAGAGCATTCTGAAATCTTTATCTATGTATTTTACAAAATGCTGTCAAAACAGGTGAATATactttaaaataatatacaaaattaATACAATAGTTGTGGAAGTGGTGTAATTTTATGATATGAAAATAGTTGCTAGCCGTTGCAAAGTATTTAtaaattttacatatttttattgaattttttttttttttttttttttaaagtgtgccGTAGTTATGCAGGTCTCAGATTTTTTTCAGAGATCTCAGGATTACTATAGTTTGTCACCCTGCTGTTCAGGGGCACCAGTAaacttgttttaaatgggaagcgtCTGTTCTTTCTTGAAACCTCTAACACCAGAACAGATGGATGAAGCATGTAAGGTTTTACCTCTGAGGTGGTAACAGTGAAGCCACTCATTAACACTGAATTTACCACTTCGTTAGCAACATTGCTTCCTGTTGAGAAACGCTAATGTATAATCTCAGATGGAGTAAGCATACATTTGTCTACCTCCTAGCTTGTAATCGGTGGCAACATAGACTTGATCGTTACCAGTTTACAGAAATTTCAATATAATTTTGTTTAATCTTTTTAGCCAATGTAGTAACttttctctaaaaaaaaactttttgcctaCTCTCTTAAACCTTGTTCTAATGTGACCCATTTATAGCTTTTACAGGCCCTGCTTGATGCTTCTTTAGCACCATTTTGGGGTGCTAAAATTGTTTAACTATGCCCCCGGTAAACTTCTGCAAGTCTTGAATCATTCAAGGGAACTTGAAATTAGTATGTGCATTTTAGTATGTATAATGTAGGGCTAGattgtaaatatatttagccaAGGTTTCACTATGATTAAGTATTTTTAATGACACCGATTACCAGAGAATAATCTCAAGCCTGTTTCAGTATGTCATTTGTATCTTCCAGTGAAGAAGCAAGTTTAGTATTTATTTTATAGTTTATATTAGTatgcattttattaatatatttggaAGAAGgactttcatatttttttattacattttgtaagGAAATATGCAGGCTTTTAATGGCaattgcctggctgtcatactgATCACCACACGTCCATCCCAATTTAACACCGAACACGTATGCTGCCAGTAAATTCAGAACCTATGCTTTTGTATACTTGTTTTGCCTTGGTGGTTGCAATGGCAGTCTGTGTTTTCCTGTATAACAGGCTATCTCTGAGTCTGCGATGACATCTAGATGGACttaagccgggtacacacgatcagaatatagtacaaaaaaagttgCTTTCGAAGCGATTGAACGATAATCTGATCAATGGTACACAACTTTCGAGAGACAAacacgaaaaaaaaatgtgtacgatTATCGTTCAATCACTACAATTTGCATATGAAAATACATTTCATCATCCTCCTGAATTTTtgttctgtcgtacgagaattttcatacttaaccacttaagacccggaccttttaggcaggtaaaggacctgaccagtttttgcgattcggcactgcgtcgctttaactgacaatattttttactttttgctataacaaaaatatccccccaaaaaaaaaaaaaaatatatacatttttcctcagtttaggcagatatgtattcttctacctatttttggtaaaaaaaatcgtaatgagcgtttatcgattggtttgtgcaaaatttatagcgtttacaaaataggggatagtttttattgcattattatttttttttactactaatggcggcaatcagcgtttttattttttttcgttactgtgacattatggcggacacatcggacaattttgacacatttttgggaccattgtcattttcacagcaaaaaatgcattaaaaatgcattgtttactgtgaaaatgacaattgcagtttgggagttaaccactagggggcactgaaggggttaagtgtgacctcatcggtgtttctaactgtaggggggcgaggctggacgtgtgacgtcattgatcgtgtttccctatatcagggaacacacgattaatgaccgcgccacagtgaagaacgggaaaggtgtgtttacacacagctctccccgttcttcagctccggggactgatcgcgggactccagcggcgatcgggtccgcgggtcacagagcttcgggaccgggtcgcgggcgtgagccctcgacccacggctgggcacttggaggacgtacaggtacgtgtttgtgcccagccgtgccattctgccgacgtatatctgcaggaggcggtccttaagtggttaaagagattgtaaaggaTCAAATTTTCGATCCACCTGTTCCGGGGTTCCTCGGCGGCTCTCAcaggctcctccctgcattagataaccccctgggTGAAGCGCTTTCCTGAGTTTGGTTGTATTTTAATACTAAGATGTACTGGAGGATTATTTTCAACATTTCCTGTTGTTTTTAAGCAATGATGTATACTTTtaacattttttgtctttttgttttgttttgtttttagagaTTGTTTAATGGGAAGAAAAACAGTATGGAGGAGTCCCAAATAAGTGCTGATAGTACTGATGCTAATGAGCTCCTCAAAGAGGACACCAATTTCAACTCCATTGAGGATAATGTAATCTATAAGCAAGTACAAGCCTGTGAATCATCTATTCAAAAAAATAGTTCATTGACTGTGCCTGAAGAACTATTAAGGGACAGGTCTAAGAAAGCCTTAAGTAAAATCCAGGGTTCTCTTTTAATACACGAAGGTGCTACTACTGTTTCTAGTGAAAATCCTTTCTTGCCTAAAGAAAATATTAATGGACCAGTTTCTTACTCCTCAAATACAACTTCCATCCTGAATACAGACAGCATTTCCATATCCACAGACCACCCTGTGGTTCTGCAAACAAATTTGTGTTCAGCTTCAACGGTAGTTTATGATCTTCATCAACCTACAAAGAACTCTGTACAGATGTCAGGTCAGCAAGTTATATTCTTGATACCTGATGTAGCACATGCCAAGAATGAAGCCCATTCCAACCTTAAACATCCTACCTCCTCTTTAGTTGGTTGTGAAACATCTAATGGGAATAATACCAGATTGGATAGCACTTTAGTAGGGCCCATAGATGAGTTCAATGATAGAAAAAAGCTACCTGTGAATGAGATACAAAATCAGATGGAAAGTTGCTCTACCGCCGTTGATTCTGTAGGAGCAAACAATGCTAATTTCAGTGCCGAGAGGGACTCCgtaaataatgaaaaaacagaAGAGTCAGAAAAACACTGCGTTGTAAGGGTACAAAAAAAGCGTAAACGAAAAATGGATGGTAGTAAAATAACTAGATGCTATTCCGAAGATGCTTATAATGATGTGAATATTTCCAAGAAATCAAAGCTATTAAATGTCGATATGATGGAACAGAGTGATGAAGAGCAGGTGGTAGCTCCGCACAAGTATGCATTAATGAAGATCAAGTCTGAATCTTCTCTTGATGACACGGAAGAACACCTTCCAAAAGAAGCTATAGAGGCATTCAATCATTATATTTATAGCCCTGTTTGTGACTATTCTGGAGAAACCTCACCTGTTCACGTTGACCCATTCTTTTCCAGTGATGTACAAAGTTGTGAGTCCCAGTCACCACCAACATGCACTAGTGATCAAGAGCCATCGTTTTACCCCTGCACAAAGTGCAATGTGAATTTTAGGGAGAAGAAACACCTTCACAGGCACATGATGTATCACCTGGATGGGAATAATCACTTTCGACACCTTAATGTTCCAAGGCCATATGCTTGTAAAGAGTGTGGGCGAACTTTTAGAGACCGGAATTCACTCCTTAAGCATATGATTATTCACCAGGAACGACGGCAAAAACTGATGACGGAGATCCGTGAACTCAAAGAGCTTCAAGATGAAGGTAGAAGTGCCCGTCTGCAGTGCCCACAATGCGTGTTTGGAACCAACTGCCCAAAGACTTTTGTGCAGCATGCCAAAACCCATGAGAAAGACAAGCGATATTACTGCTGCGAAGAGTGCAACTTCATGGCTGTTACGGAAAATGAATTGGAGTGTCATAGAGGTATTGCTCATGGGGCCGTTGTAAAATGTTCCGTTTTAACTTCTGATTTACCCCAAAGGAAGTATCAAAAAAAGACCTTAAAAAATTCGTATTTCCTTTCATCTAAAAAGCCTACAACTTTTATCTGTAAGATGTGTTCATTTACTGCACCAACCCGCTATATTTTAAAAAAGCACATTGAATATGTACATCCCTCATCTACCTTAGACCAGTTTAATGGTCCCCTTGTAATTAAACAAGAACATTTTTCAGATAATGAACTTGAACTTGAATCTGAGAGTAAAGAGTTTGCAAAACAGCCCCCTTTTCCAAAGAATTCTGTCCTAAAGCAAGACTTGAAGAGACCGTATGGATCCATTGGTCAAAGTAACAGTTTTACAAAATTGTATAGAAAACACAAGATACAAAAAGCTCGAAAAAGCGCTGCTCAGTCTGTCGGTGGTCCTTCAATTTCCCCAAATAAAGCTCTACTTTTCACTACCAATGACCAAAAACATAGGTactttaaaatgaaacaaaagcaTGCAAGATTAAATAATGCCTACATATACAATCAGAAGTGGGATGGCTACAAAACCTTGAAAAAATCGCACATCTTCCCACTGAATTTAAAAAAGGAAGAGGGTAATTCTTCACTTCAGCTTTCCAGTTCACCAGATCTTCAGGAAGAATGCTTAATTATGGATCCTCATAACCGTCACCCAGGTAGGTTAGTTGGCTTTAAAGACAGGGTAGCAGTCAAAAGGGTACGACGAGCAGACCTGGAAAGACCAGTGACAGAAGAAGATATAGATAGTTATCCAGATTTCCTTCAAAAGGTGACTTATGTTGTACTCAAAAAACTTGACCCATCTGATGATAAAAAGGATGATTATGATTCCTGGGACAATAGTGAGCTTTGCAGTTACAACACAGAATCGCCAGATGATGCATACAACAGTCcaccaaaaaaaacagtttacccAGTTTTTAAAGATGCAACTATAGACCAACAGCTCAATGAAGACCAGGGCTTGCATTACAATAATAATGATGGCTATTACTTTGAGTACTATGAAGATGGTGAGGGAGATGGTTACATGCATGAAATGTCTGATGTTGATTTGGAAAATGCAGAATCTGCATTGCCAGGCCACAGTTCTCTATTCCACTGGAGTGATCTAGCTCTTGAAAAGAAGTCTTGTCCATACTGTCCTGCAACGTTTGAAACAGGTGTTGGGTTATCAAATCATGTTCGCGGACATTTGCACAGAGCTGGACTAACTTACGAAGCTCGCCACGTAGTGTCTCCAGAACAAATTGCATCAAGTGATAAAATGCAGCACTTCAGGAGGACAGGAACGCCAACAAAGCGTGTAAGGAAAGGTgggttctgtttttttgtttttttttttatttcttttagtaAAGCTCAAGATTGTTTTGCAAAGCTTGCTGTGCTTATTTCTATGTGATGAAATACAAATGTATATTTTCTTGAATTTCATATTGCATACCATTTAAACTTTTTAGTGCATgctatatattttactgtgaagtAGAGAAATTTTAAAATCTTTTTGTAAAGTATCTTTTAAAAGTGGCTAATGTATTTGAGAAGACCTTACAGTGGACCAAAGAGAATTAATGAGTTTGAATcggttatatacagtatgtatatatttatctGCTTGTTgctgttttaaactttttaaaattGGCATTGTGATAATGCCCAAGTACTTTtcgcttttttctatttttcttctcacttgttaaaaaaaaaaaaaacctgcatttaATAACCATGCCTCCTCTCAGAATTGAGATAGGTGGAtatctatctatgtgtgtgtgtgtgtgtgtgtgtgtgtgtgtgtgtgtgtgtgtgtatatattatgaaGTATGTTATGTTTGTTATTGAGAACAACCGATAAACTAAACTATATTTTATGCACAATCGGCATGTATACAAATAATGGCAACACTGTCAAACTGGAGAGTTTAACATATGTGCCTTGaggttttaaaggataagttcaaccTTTTAAAAACAACTATAATAAATGCAcgtctttttgcaggtaaacaatgtgcatttataatttttttctttactaggagcctggaaagcattgcacccacgatcagcagattGCGGGTGCCATGTAGGAGTCCTGCACtgtcagcctgggttcacactatagcaATGCGGAACCAGCACGATTCCAGTGCCAGCGTCCGCATCGCATCTCTCACAGGCAGGTCACACTGCCTCctgcgaaccgctgcgggtgtcaatacaaagtcaATGACATCCCCAGATTGGTTTGCAGATCACAGTGCAAACTGTGAatttggacaggaatcggatAGCATGGGTGTGATGAACacacatgcgatccgattccagagcgggggggggggggggggggggttcctgcaaCACTTTCATGcaaatccaatgcgagttcagccttACAACTGTATGgttgaatttgcattgcacagacattgcatgtgatctgcgcagcaatgtggtgcgaatcacatgcaatgtttgacatcgcagtagtgtgaaacCAGTCTCAATGTAAGCTGTCTGCTCATACCACTTATGAGCAGGCAGTTTGCACACTGACAGGAGAGACCATGAACTACCTAGAGCATTCAACAGCGCCCTGGTAGCTCATTGGCCGACAGCCACAAAGACTGTTGGTGATTTGTAGTCCTCCCATTCACAGAaccctgtgaatgaatgactcGGGCCAAGCCCTGTACAGCcgggttttttttaaatggtgatgGCGAGTTTGGGGAGAAGATGCCCGGCTTTCTGTCACTAGAGGCAGCgagtgggaacatgttacatgttcccaaAGGGTGAGCTTATCCTTttaaggttccatttttgtgttttattacaCATAAAACTTTAGGTCATTTATTGAGTGTAACAATTTAGCCAACATTATCTGGCAGTGCACAGATGTAAAAAGTTAGTCAACGTTACCGGACACTGTGTGGGAAAACATTAATTCAGCAAAAATTTGGGGGAGGCGGGTTGGCCTCATCTCAAAAGCTTGGCAGTGTCCAACCTTGTGGAGGTGTGAGCCTAATAACCCATGGTGTATTTATAAGTTGCCGGTGTCCTGTATTGTACTCAAAAATATGATGTTTACAGGTaagtaaaaacattatttttttcccccacatccCTGCTTCTGGGTAGCTGAGCCTAGTCAAAGTATTTGCCAGTGGATTTCCTCTGCCCAAGCAGCACAGATGCAGTACTCTGCCTCCAATTAACATGCAATACAAAAAAGCAACCCTAAACGATTAGCTACGCAGGATTTTACAGTTCCAcaccatttaaaagaaaaagtaaCACATTTTATTACAGCATATGGCAAGTACAATTTTCAATAGAGGTTGCACAGTTTGAATATTTTACATGATTTATCATAATGTTTGCAGACATGCACAAAGTTGGAATACCCCAAACACAGTTATCCACATAAGGCCATCTTGCTTGTTCAGTGCGTTTCACAGGTAAAGGCCTGTTTCTTCAGGAACATCACTTTTTTGAAGATCTGCAAATATAAAGAAATAATCAACAAATACTATTTACAACCTGCATCAGTGGGCCATTCATTTACCTGCTTAGG
Proteins encoded in this region:
- the ZNF644 gene encoding zinc finger protein 644: MEESQISADSTDANELLKEDTNFNSIEDNVIYKQVQACESSIQKNSSLTVPEELLRDRSKKALSKIQGSLLIHEGATTVSSENPFLPKENINGPVSYSSNTTSILNTDSISISTDHPVVLQTNLCSASTVVYDLHQPTKNSVQMSGQQVIFLIPDVAHAKNEAHSNLKHPTSSLVGCETSNGNNTRLDSTLVGPIDEFNDRKKLPVNEIQNQMESCSTAVDSVGANNANFSAERDSVNNEKTEESEKHCVVRVQKKRKRKMDGSKITRCYSEDAYNDVNISKKSKLLNVDMMEQSDEEQVVAPHKYALMKIKSESSLDDTEEHLPKEAIEAFNHYIYSPVCDYSGETSPVHVDPFFSSDVQSCESQSPPTCTSDQEPSFYPCTKCNVNFREKKHLHRHMMYHLDGNNHFRHLNVPRPYACKECGRTFRDRNSLLKHMIIHQERRQKLMTEIRELKELQDEGRSARLQCPQCVFGTNCPKTFVQHAKTHEKDKRYYCCEECNFMAVTENELECHRGIAHGAVVKCSVLTSDLPQRKYQKKTLKNSYFLSSKKPTTFICKMCSFTAPTRYILKKHIEYVHPSSTLDQFNGPLVIKQEHFSDNELELESESKEFAKQPPFPKNSVLKQDLKRPYGSIGQSNSFTKLYRKHKIQKARKSAAQSVGGPSISPNKALLFTTNDQKHRYFKMKQKHARLNNAYIYNQKWDGYKTLKKSHIFPLNLKKEEGNSSLQLSSSPDLQEECLIMDPHNRHPGRLVGFKDRVAVKRVRRADLERPVTEEDIDSYPDFLQKVTYVVLKKLDPSDDKKDDYDSWDNSELCSYNTESPDDAYNSPPKKTVYPVFKDATIDQQLNEDQGLHYNNNDGYYFEYYEDGEGDGYMHEMSDVDLENAESALPGHSSLFHWSDLALEKKSCPYCPATFETGVGLSNHVRGHLHRAGLTYEARHVVSPEQIASSDKMQHFRRTGTPTKRVRKVIEKSESPSEHTCALCGGWFDTKIGLSNHVRGHLKRLGKNKWDAHKSPICVLNEMLQNEEKYEQLLKILNNRRPFQRPAHRPFSAHRPSRNGFSKTSVAPTEHCNGLKTDAVSEQMLQEGLCPSECDGISPPGDKDHSASLPEFLKVKKSGEDKNLDSSQKVNQTARKRLTQKCLHPLNEDCSLMCNSQKNIDLALHSGISAKHKTCLNCNTTFTSAVSLSNHLRAYSRKKSAGLLTGTVFDCKQKKSRSRSGSKKKVLPLPHSAEEVYVLRCRFCGLVFRGPLTVQEDWIKHLQRHIVNANLPRTGAGMVEVEPLLKKLPSITETNSPLLMAEAAT